The Carassius carassius chromosome 31, fCarCar2.1, whole genome shotgun sequence genome includes a region encoding these proteins:
- the LOC132111648 gene encoding cathepsin B-like, with product MWRLAFLCVVSALSVSWARPRLAPLSHEMVNYINKANTTWKAGHNFRDVDYSYVKRLCGTLLKKGPKLPVMVQYADDLKLPTNFDPREQWPNCPTLKEIRDQGSCGSCWAFGAAEAISDRICIHSNAKVSVEISAQDLLTCCDRCGFGCDGGYPSAAWNFWSSDGLVSGGLYNSHIGCRPYTIEPCEHHVNGSRPPCTGEGGDTPNCDMSCEPGYSPSYKEDKHFGKTSYSVPSNQKDIMNELFKNGPVEGAFTVYEDFLLYKSGVYQHVSGSALGGHAIKILGWGEENGVPYWLAANSWNTDWGDNGYFKILRGEDHCGIESEIVAGIPM from the exons ATGTGGCGGCTGGCTTTCCTGTGCGTGGTCTCAGCCCTCTCGGTTAGCTGGGCTCGACCTCGCCTCGCTCCCCTCTCCCATGAGATGGTAAACTACATCAATAAAGCAAACACTACTTGGAAG GCTGGACACAACTTCCGTGATGTAGACTACAGCTATGTGAAGAGGCTGTGTGGGACTCTGCTTAAAAAAGGACCGAAACTCCCCGTCAT GGTACAGTATGCTGATGACCTCAAGCTCCCCACTAACTTTGACCCCAGAGAGCAGTGGCCCAACTGCCCCACTCTTAAAGAGATCAGAGACCAGGGTTCTTGCGGTTCATGCTGG GCATTTGGCGCTGCTGAAGCCATATCTGACAGAATCTGCATCCACAGCAATGCCAAAGTGAGTGTGGAGATCTCCGCTCAGGACCTGCTTACCTGCTGTGACCGCTGTGGCTTTGG ATGTGACGGTGGATACCCATCTGCTGCTTGGAATTTCTGGAGCTCAGACGGTCTGGTCAGCGGTGGACTCTATAACTCCCATATTG GCTGCCGTCCATACACCATTGAACCCTGTGAGCATCATGTGAATGGCAGTCGCCCTCCTTGTACCGGAGAGGGTGGAGACACTCCTAACTGTGATATGTCCTGTGAACCTGGATACAGCCCCTCTTACAAGGAGGACAAACACTTTG GGAAAACATCATACAGTGTCCCTTCTAATCAGAAGGACATTATGAATGAGCTCTTTAAGAATGGCCCAGTAGAGGGAGCTTTCACAGTCTATGAGGACTTCCTGCTGTATAAATCTG GTGTATATCAGCATGTGAGTGGATCTGCACTAGGGGGTCATGCCATTAAGATCCTGGGCTGGGGAGAGGAGAATGGCGTCCCCTACTGGCTTGCTGCTAACTCTTGGAACACTGACTGGGGTGATAATG GATATTTCAAGATCCTCCGAGGTGAGGACCACTGTGGCATTGAATCTGAAATTGTGGCTGGAATCCCAATGTAA